The following proteins are encoded in a genomic region of Nocardioides renjunii:
- a CDS encoding MmcQ/YjbR family DNA-binding protein, whose amino-acid sequence MSSPAKRPARPEDVDEICGSLPDTELGTSWGDRPTWKVPRGDKGKGFVLHRAPHQNAVDPATGEMYDDLLVIVTPTEAEKHALVEDESTPFFTIDHFNGYAAVLVQQSRLGEISRDELAEVITEAWAAKAPQKLVREHFGE is encoded by the coding sequence ATGAGCTCCCCAGCGAAGCGGCCCGCCCGGCCGGAGGACGTCGACGAGATCTGCGGCAGCCTGCCCGACACCGAGCTCGGCACGTCGTGGGGCGACCGCCCGACCTGGAAGGTCCCCCGCGGCGACAAGGGCAAGGGCTTCGTCCTGCACCGCGCGCCGCACCAGAACGCGGTGGACCCGGCCACGGGGGAGATGTACGACGACCTGCTGGTCATCGTCACGCCGACCGAGGCCGAGAAGCACGCGCTCGTCGAGGACGAGTCGACGCCGTTCTTCACCATCGACCACTTCAACGGCTATGCCGCCGTGCTGGTGCAGCAGTCCCGGCTCGGCGAGATCAGCCGCGATGAGCTGGCCGAGGTGATCACCGAGGCGTGGGCCGCGAAGGCCCCGCAGAAGCTGGTCCGGGAGCACTTCGGTGAGTGA
- a CDS encoding RsmB/NOP family class I SAM-dependent RNA methyltransferase: MSERRRPVDRPRRAALDVLTAVRTDEAYANLVLPQVLRKHGLEGRDAALTTELASGAIRMQGLYDPIIDACLTKPRLQAGVRDVLRLGVHQLLSMRVPDHAAISTSVDLVRASVGQGPAGLVNAVLRKVSRRDLDGWVAEVAPDRTTDLLGHLATAHSHPRWVVELLAEALHDGGGSGDRDGDGTELEALLAADNAPPRVTLVARPGLADVEELAAAGGTRTSLSPYGVVLGGGDPGGVPAVAEGRAGVQDEGSQVVALAMAQAALEGRDERWLDLCAGPGGKAALLGALAAERGAVLVAHERQPHRATLVASAVRALPAGSVHVLAGDGARPAWVPGTFDRVLVDAPCTGLGALRRRPESRWRRAPRDLDVLVALQQVLLDVALESVRPGGVVVYATCSPVRAETVEVVEAVLGRRGDTDEVDRFQLWPHRDGTDAMFASTLCRRA, from the coding sequence GTGAGTGAACGGCGCCGCCCGGTCGACCGCCCGCGGCGTGCGGCGCTCGACGTGCTCACGGCGGTCCGCACCGACGAGGCCTACGCCAACCTCGTGCTGCCGCAGGTGCTGCGCAAGCACGGCCTCGAGGGCCGCGACGCCGCTCTCACCACCGAGCTGGCGTCGGGCGCCATCCGCATGCAGGGCCTCTACGACCCGATCATCGACGCCTGCCTGACGAAGCCGCGGCTGCAGGCGGGCGTGCGCGACGTGCTCCGGCTCGGCGTCCACCAGCTGCTCTCCATGCGCGTGCCCGACCACGCCGCGATCTCCACCAGCGTCGACCTCGTGCGCGCGAGCGTCGGCCAGGGCCCGGCAGGCCTCGTCAACGCGGTGCTGCGCAAGGTCAGCCGCCGTGACCTCGACGGCTGGGTCGCGGAGGTGGCTCCCGACCGGACCACCGACCTCCTCGGCCACCTCGCCACCGCCCACTCCCACCCCCGCTGGGTGGTCGAGCTCCTCGCCGAGGCCCTGCACGACGGCGGCGGCAGCGGCGACCGCGATGGCGACGGGACGGAGCTCGAGGCGCTGCTCGCTGCCGACAACGCCCCACCGCGCGTCACCCTCGTCGCCCGACCCGGCCTGGCGGACGTCGAGGAGCTGGCGGCCGCCGGTGGCACCCGCACCAGCCTGTCGCCGTACGGCGTCGTGCTGGGCGGCGGCGACCCGGGCGGCGTGCCGGCCGTGGCCGAGGGACGTGCGGGGGTGCAGGACGAGGGCTCGCAGGTCGTCGCGCTGGCGATGGCGCAGGCGGCGCTCGAGGGACGTGACGAGCGCTGGCTGGACCTGTGCGCCGGCCCCGGCGGCAAGGCCGCCCTGCTCGGCGCGCTCGCCGCCGAGCGAGGAGCCGTGCTGGTGGCCCACGAGCGCCAGCCGCACCGCGCCACGCTCGTCGCCTCAGCGGTCCGCGCGCTCCCCGCGGGCAGCGTGCACGTGCTCGCCGGTGACGGTGCCCGGCCGGCGTGGGTGCCGGGCACCTTCGACCGGGTCCTGGTGGACGCACCCTGCACGGGCCTGGGGGCGCTGCGGCGTCGGCCGGAGTCGCGGTGGCGACGCGCGCCGCGGGACCTCGACGTCCTGGTGGCGCTCCAGCAGGTCCTGCTCGACGTGGCGCTGGAGTCGGTGCGGCCCGGTGGCGTCGTGGTCTACGCGACGTGCTCGCCCGTGCGCGCCGAGACCGTCGAGGTCGTGGAGGCCGTGCTCGGGCGTCGTGGTGACACCGACGAGGTCGACCGGTTCCAGCTGTGGCCGCACCGCGACGGCACCGACGCGATGTTCGCCTCGACGCTGTGCCGCCGGGCCTGA
- a CDS encoding AAA family ATPase, translated as MPLRGGDVPRHPVRRVEAGSAHGLRRDSYPASIPAVAQVLDEGLDLGPGVTFLVGENGSGKSTLVEAVATAFGLSPEGGSVHSRHSTRPTESPLGEALQLVRGAGSTRWGFFLRAETMHGWYSYIEDHPSTSAEGDVDFHGLSHGESFLAVLETRFSGTGFFCLDEPEAALSFSSTLGLVAALQRVVERRGQVLCATHSPVLAAMPGARILEVGEWGLRDSAWEDLALVDHWRRYLAEPQAYLRHLLD; from the coding sequence ATGCCGCTGAGGGGTGGGGACGTCCCGCGACATCCCGTGCGGCGTGTGGAGGCCGGCTCCGCGCACGGCCTGCGCCGGGACAGCTATCCGGCGTCGATCCCCGCCGTGGCGCAGGTCCTCGACGAGGGCCTGGACCTCGGTCCCGGCGTGACGTTCCTCGTCGGCGAGAACGGCTCGGGCAAGTCGACGCTGGTCGAGGCGGTCGCGACCGCGTTCGGGCTCTCTCCCGAGGGCGGCAGCGTCCACAGCCGGCACTCCACCCGACCCACCGAGTCCCCGCTCGGGGAGGCGCTGCAGCTGGTGCGCGGGGCCGGGTCGACCAGGTGGGGGTTCTTCCTCCGGGCCGAGACGATGCACGGCTGGTACTCCTACATCGAGGACCACCCGAGCACGTCGGCCGAGGGGGACGTCGACTTCCACGGGCTGAGCCACGGCGAGTCCTTCCTCGCCGTGCTGGAGACGCGGTTCTCGGGCACCGGCTTCTTCTGCCTCGACGAGCCGGAGGCAGCGCTGTCGTTCTCCTCCACCCTCGGCCTCGTCGCCGCGCTGCAGCGGGTGGTCGAGCGCAGGGGCCAGGTCCTGTGCGCCACCCACTCCCCCGTCCTGGCGGCGATGCCGGGGGCCCGCATCCTCGAGGTGGGTGAGTGGGGCCTGCGTGACAGCGCGTGGGAGGACCTCGCGCTGGTGGACCACTGGCGGCGCTACCTCGCCGAGCCGCAGGCCTACCTGCGCCACCTGCTGGACTGA
- the ligD gene encoding non-homologous end-joining DNA ligase, whose translation MASPFIEIEVDDRVVKVTNPDRVYFPPTGSGHGGATKLDLVEYYLAVGDGIVNALLERPCMLHRFPKGIEGDKVHQKRLPAGAPPWVETVQLFFPRWKRTADELCVTELASVIWAVQMSTVEFHPWNSRREDTEKPDEWRIDLDPGPECDWATVQRVTHVTREVLDELGAVGFPKTSGGSGLHVYVRIPPDHGFQDVRRAALAFAREVERRAGGEVTTAWWRKDRDPSQLFVDYNQNARDHTIAAAYSVRGVPSARVSAPVRWEEVDDCEPDDFTIFTMPERFARIGDLHAAIDAHPFDIAPLLAWADRDEAEGAAAPPEPDEDQPPT comes from the coding sequence ATGGCGTCGCCCTTCATCGAGATCGAGGTCGACGACCGCGTCGTCAAGGTGACCAACCCCGACCGCGTCTACTTCCCGCCCACCGGGTCCGGGCACGGCGGGGCGACCAAGCTCGACCTCGTCGAGTACTACCTCGCCGTCGGCGACGGCATCGTCAACGCCCTCCTGGAGCGGCCGTGCATGCTGCACCGCTTCCCCAAGGGGATCGAGGGCGACAAGGTGCACCAGAAGCGACTGCCGGCCGGCGCCCCGCCGTGGGTCGAGACGGTCCAGCTGTTCTTCCCGCGGTGGAAGCGCACCGCGGACGAGCTGTGCGTCACCGAGCTGGCCAGCGTGATCTGGGCGGTGCAGATGTCGACCGTGGAGTTCCACCCGTGGAACAGCCGGCGCGAGGACACCGAGAAGCCCGACGAGTGGCGCATCGACCTCGACCCCGGGCCGGAGTGCGACTGGGCGACGGTGCAGCGCGTCACCCACGTCACCCGCGAGGTGCTCGACGAGCTGGGCGCAGTCGGCTTCCCCAAGACCAGCGGCGGCTCGGGCCTGCACGTCTACGTGCGGATCCCGCCCGACCACGGCTTCCAGGACGTACGCCGCGCCGCGCTGGCGTTCGCCCGCGAGGTCGAGCGCCGGGCCGGGGGAGAGGTGACCACCGCGTGGTGGCGCAAGGACCGCGACCCGTCGCAGCTGTTCGTCGACTACAACCAGAACGCCCGCGACCACACCATCGCCGCGGCGTACTCGGTGCGCGGCGTGCCCAGCGCCCGCGTCTCCGCGCCGGTGCGGTGGGAGGAGGTCGACGACTGCGAGCCGGACGACTTCACGATCTTCACCATGCCGGAGCGGTTCGCGCGGATCGGGGACCTGCACGCCGCCATCGACGCCCACCCCTTCGACATCGCACCGCTGCTCGCGTGGGCGGACCGCGACGAGGCGGAGGGCGCGGCGGCGCCACCCGAGCCCGACGAGGACCAGCCGCCGACCTGA
- a CDS encoding lipid kinase: protein MQSDAHTRPRRTDRVAVVVNTASRTGARSLPLLEAALRPTSDEVLIHPAHGGGELAGALERAMESEPDLLVVGGGDGTIGCAADLVAHTPTVLGVLPLGTANDFARTLEIPDTLTAAVDTLLHGKVVDVDLGRVDGRAYLNVASIGLSVAVAQRLTPGLKRRLGRFAYPVATVAAYRSHRPFDARLELEDGTVLELQDLMQVAVGNGRHYGGGLTVAPRASIDDHLLDVYAVVQGRLRDHVSVARLLRTGHLVDHDRVHHVTARRLRLVTDEPLEVNLDGEVAARTPATFEVDRNALHVVVPAGSRAARMDGRATA from the coding sequence ATGCAGAGCGACGCGCACACCCGGCCACGCCGCACCGACCGGGTCGCGGTGGTGGTCAACACCGCGTCACGGACCGGCGCCCGCTCGCTGCCGTTGCTCGAGGCGGCCCTGCGGCCGACGTCCGACGAGGTCCTCATCCACCCGGCCCACGGCGGCGGAGAGCTGGCCGGTGCCCTCGAGCGAGCCATGGAGTCCGAGCCGGACCTGCTCGTCGTCGGGGGCGGCGACGGCACCATCGGCTGCGCGGCCGACCTCGTCGCCCACACCCCCACGGTCCTCGGTGTGCTGCCGCTCGGCACGGCCAACGACTTCGCCCGCACGCTCGAGATCCCCGACACCCTCACCGCGGCCGTGGACACGCTGCTGCACGGCAAGGTGGTCGATGTCGACCTCGGCCGCGTCGACGGCCGGGCCTACCTCAACGTCGCCTCGATCGGGCTGTCCGTGGCCGTGGCGCAGCGCCTCACGCCGGGCCTCAAGCGACGGCTGGGCCGCTTCGCCTACCCCGTCGCCACCGTGGCGGCCTACCGCTCCCACCGACCGTTCGACGCCCGCCTCGAGCTCGAGGACGGCACGGTGCTTGAGCTGCAGGACCTCATGCAGGTCGCGGTCGGCAACGGCCGTCACTACGGCGGCGGGCTCACGGTCGCGCCCCGGGCCTCCATCGACGACCACCTCCTCGACGTGTACGCCGTCGTGCAGGGCCGGCTGCGCGACCACGTGTCGGTCGCCCGGCTGCTCCGGACCGGGCACCTCGTCGACCACGACCGGGTGCACCACGTCACCGCCCGCCGCCTCCGGCTGGTGACCGACGAGCCGCTGGAGGTCAACCTCGACGGGGAGGTCGCGGCCCGGACGCCCGCGACCTTCGAGGTCGACCGCAACGCCCTGCACGTCGTCGTACCGGCCGGGAGCCGTGCCGCGCGGATGGACGGTCGCGCCACTGCCTAG
- the rpe gene encoding ribulose-phosphate 3-epimerase yields the protein MGIQITPSILNADLSRLAEEVARIPSADWVHVDVMDNHFVPNLTLGLPVVESLARHASQPIDVHLMIEDADRWAPAYAEAGCGSVTFHAEAARAPVRLAREIRGQGARASMALKPATSVEPYEAILPELDMLLIMTVEPGFGGQKFLDLCLPKIRTARELVRKHGGETWLQVDGGVSLETIERCAEAGADVFVAGSAVYSADDPDAMVRELRAKAEAVGS from the coding sequence GTGGGCATCCAGATCACGCCGAGCATCCTCAACGCCGACCTCTCGCGCCTGGCCGAGGAGGTGGCGCGGATCCCCAGCGCCGACTGGGTCCACGTCGACGTGATGGACAACCACTTCGTGCCCAACCTGACGCTCGGGCTGCCCGTCGTCGAGTCGCTGGCCAGGCACGCCTCCCAGCCGATCGACGTCCACCTGATGATCGAGGACGCCGACCGCTGGGCACCGGCCTACGCCGAGGCCGGGTGCGGCTCGGTGACGTTCCACGCCGAGGCGGCGAGGGCCCCGGTGCGGCTGGCGCGGGAGATCCGCGGGCAGGGCGCCCGCGCGTCGATGGCGCTGAAGCCGGCGACGTCCGTCGAGCCCTACGAGGCGATCCTGCCCGAGCTCGACATGCTGCTGATCATGACCGTCGAGCCGGGCTTCGGCGGGCAGAAGTTCCTCGACCTGTGCCTGCCCAAGATCCGCACCGCCCGCGAGCTCGTGCGCAAGCACGGCGGCGAGACGTGGCTGCAGGTCGACGGCGGCGTGTCGTTGGAGACGATCGAGCGCTGCGCGGAGGCCGGCGCGGACGTGTTCGTCGCCGGGTCCGCGGTCTACTCCGCGGACGACCCGGACGCGATGGTGCGCGAGCTGAGGGCGAAGGCCGAGGCCGTCGGGTCATGA
- a CDS encoding MmcQ/YjbR family DNA-binding protein, which produces MSPRATVDDIHATARAMPHVTVFRPDSNPVYQVGSRSFVFFRTPRPDAFDPETGERYGDVVVIWVASEGDKQALLQDERLPFFTTPHFDGHPSVLLRASRVGELDRDELVEIVQDAWLAQASARRRRLWLEEHRLEE; this is translated from the coding sequence ATGAGCCCGCGGGCGACGGTCGACGACATCCACGCCACCGCGCGGGCGATGCCGCACGTCACCGTCTTCCGTCCCGACAGCAATCCCGTCTACCAGGTGGGCAGCAGGTCGTTCGTCTTCTTCCGGACCCCGCGACCCGACGCCTTCGACCCGGAGACGGGGGAGCGCTACGGCGACGTCGTGGTGATCTGGGTGGCCTCCGAGGGCGACAAGCAGGCGCTGCTCCAGGACGAGCGGCTGCCGTTCTTCACCACGCCGCACTTCGACGGCCACCCGTCGGTGCTCCTGCGGGCGTCGCGGGTCGGCGAGCTGGACCGCGACGAGCTCGTCGAGATCGTGCAGGACGCGTGGCTCGCGCAGGCGTCGGCCCGGCGCAGGCGGCTGTGGCTCGAGGAGCACCGGCTCGAGGAGTAG
- a CDS encoding DUF427 domain-containing protein, with product MTESVWDYPRPPRVEKSGEHVVVTYAGVVVADTTASLRVLETSHPPTYYLPVADFVPGVLRPGDGASWCEWKGQADYLDLVVGDNVLPAVAWTYPTPSKGFEALLDHVALYPGRVDRCTVDGEVVEPQPGSFYGGWITSRVTGPFKGAPGTSGW from the coding sequence ATGACCGAGTCGGTGTGGGACTACCCGCGGCCCCCGCGGGTGGAGAAGAGCGGCGAGCACGTCGTGGTGACGTACGCCGGTGTCGTCGTGGCCGACACGACGGCGAGCCTGCGGGTGCTGGAGACCAGCCACCCGCCGACCTACTACCTGCCGGTCGCCGACTTCGTCCCCGGCGTCCTGCGCCCGGGCGACGGCGCCTCCTGGTGCGAGTGGAAGGGTCAGGCCGACTACCTCGACCTGGTCGTCGGCGACAATGTCCTGCCGGCGGTGGCGTGGACGTACCCGACGCCGTCGAAGGGCTTCGAGGCGCTGCTCGACCACGTCGCGCTCTACCCCGGCCGCGTCGACCGGTGCACCGTCGACGGCGAGGTCGTCGAGCCGCAACCGGGCAGCTTCTACGGCGGCTGGATCACCTCGCGGGTCACCGGGCCCTTCAAGGGAGCACCGGGCACCTCAGGCTGGTGA
- a CDS encoding DUF5703 family protein — protein sequence MARTQRRPPARGVEWEFETLVLPKDFSRSVVTRMLVERAEHGGWELDRLRIGNDGKRRVVLRRKIIRQRLTLFAG from the coding sequence ATGGCCAGGACGCAGCGCCGCCCGCCGGCGCGAGGCGTGGAGTGGGAGTTCGAGACGCTCGTGCTGCCCAAGGACTTCTCCCGCAGCGTGGTCACCCGGATGCTCGTCGAGCGCGCCGAGCACGGCGGCTGGGAGCTCGACCGGCTCCGGATCGGCAACGACGGCAAGCGCCGCGTGGTGCTGCGCCGCAAGATCATCCGCCAGCGGTTGACGCTCTTCGCGGGGTGA
- a CDS encoding aldo/keto reductase encodes MQQRSLGATGLKVSRLGLGTMTWGRDTDEHEARDQLAAFVEAGGTLLDTAAGYGDGASEELIGSLLGDVVARDEVVLATKAGISRRTGERVTNTSRGHLLTTLDASLARLGVDHVDLWQVHVWTDETPVEETLTALDLAVTSGRASYVGVSNYTGWQTAQAATWQRAVPGRTPLASTQVEYSLLNRQVEHEVLPAAEALGLGVLPWSPLGRGVLTGKYRTGTPSGSRGASEHFARFVSAYLDERGRGIVEAVARAADGLGWTPLQVALVWVRDRAGVAAPVVGARTAAQLDGALSTEDLTLPPEIVDALDDVSAD; translated from the coding sequence ATGCAGCAGCGTTCCCTCGGTGCCACCGGCCTCAAGGTCTCCCGGCTGGGCCTCGGCACCATGACGTGGGGTCGCGACACCGACGAGCACGAGGCGCGTGACCAGCTGGCCGCGTTCGTCGAGGCGGGCGGCACGCTGCTCGACACGGCCGCCGGCTACGGCGACGGGGCGAGCGAGGAGCTCATCGGCTCGCTCCTGGGCGACGTCGTCGCTCGTGACGAGGTCGTGCTGGCGACGAAGGCCGGCATCTCCCGGCGTACGGGCGAGCGGGTCACCAACACCTCCCGTGGACACCTGCTGACCACCCTCGACGCGTCCCTGGCCCGGCTCGGGGTCGACCACGTCGACCTGTGGCAGGTGCACGTGTGGACCGACGAGACGCCCGTCGAGGAGACCCTCACCGCCCTCGACCTCGCCGTGACCTCCGGACGCGCCTCCTACGTCGGCGTCTCCAACTACACCGGCTGGCAGACCGCCCAGGCGGCCACCTGGCAGAGGGCGGTGCCCGGGCGGACCCCGCTCGCCTCCACCCAGGTCGAGTACTCCCTGCTCAACCGCCAGGTCGAGCACGAGGTGCTGCCCGCCGCGGAGGCGCTCGGGCTCGGCGTCCTGCCGTGGTCGCCGCTCGGTCGCGGCGTCCTGACCGGCAAGTACCGCACCGGCACCCCGTCCGGCTCCCGCGGCGCGAGCGAGCACTTCGCCCGGTTCGTGTCGGCCTACCTCGACGAGCGGGGCCGCGGCATCGTCGAGGCCGTCGCCCGTGCCGCCGACGGTCTGGGCTGGACGCCGTTGCAGGTGGCCCTGGTGTGGGTACGGGACCGCGCCGGCGTGGCCGCTCCCGTCGTCGGCGCCCGGACCGCAGCCCAGCTCGACGGTGCGCTCAGCACCGAGGACCTCACCCTTCCGCCCGAGATCGTCGACGCGCTCGACGACGTGTCAGCCGACTGA
- a CDS encoding undecaprenyl-diphosphate phosphatase, with product MDLLKAVVLGVIQGLTEFLPISSSAHLRIFPELFGWGDPGAAFTAVIQIGTELAVLIYFRKDIWRIGSAWVRSLFQPEYRGTLDSRMGWFIIVGSLPIVVLGVLLKDVIERDFRNLWIIGTTLIVMGVVLGIADRVGRTDRPIAKITLRDAVLMGLAQALALIPGVSRSGATISMGRFLGFDREAATRFAFLLAIPAVVGAGLFELKEIPNGHNDFGWGPTITATVVSFVVGYAAIAWLLRYVSTRSYTPFVIYRILLGAGTLALLSAGVLTA from the coding sequence ATGGATCTCCTCAAAGCCGTCGTCCTCGGAGTGATCCAGGGGCTGACCGAGTTCCTGCCGATCTCGAGCAGCGCGCACCTCCGGATCTTCCCCGAGCTGTTCGGCTGGGGCGACCCGGGCGCCGCGTTCACGGCCGTGATCCAGATCGGCACCGAGCTCGCGGTGCTCATCTACTTCCGCAAGGACATCTGGCGCATCGGCAGCGCCTGGGTCCGCTCGCTGTTCCAGCCGGAGTACCGCGGCACGCTGGACTCGCGGATGGGCTGGTTCATCATCGTCGGCTCGCTGCCGATCGTGGTGCTGGGCGTGCTGCTCAAGGACGTCATCGAGCGCGACTTCCGCAACCTCTGGATCATCGGCACGACCCTCATCGTGATGGGCGTCGTGCTCGGCATCGCCGACCGCGTGGGACGCACCGACCGCCCGATCGCCAAGATCACCCTGAGGGACGCCGTGCTGATGGGCCTCGCGCAGGCGCTGGCGCTGATCCCCGGCGTGTCCCGCTCCGGCGCGACGATCTCGATGGGCCGCTTCCTCGGCTTCGACCGCGAGGCCGCGACGCGCTTCGCCTTCCTGCTGGCCATCCCGGCCGTGGTCGGGGCGGGCCTGTTCGAGCTCAAGGAGATCCCGAACGGCCACAACGACTTCGGGTGGGGCCCCACGATCACCGCGACGGTGGTGTCCTTCGTGGTCGGCTATGCCGCCATCGCGTGGCTGCTGCGCTACGTCAGCACGCGGTCCTACACGCCGTTCGTGATCTACCGGATCCTGCTCGGCGCCGGGACCCTGGCGCTGCTCAGCGCCGGGGTGCTGACCGCCTGA
- a CDS encoding MFS transporter: MAVRPDREAATSAPSAWRVVWWFGFVSLAADMVYEGARSVYGPVLAALGASAVVVGLVTGAGEAVALVLRLAFGPVADRTGRYWSLTILGYGLTAVCVPLLALAPRLGAAGLAFAATMILLERLGKAIRSPSKSALLAHVAASVGRGRGFGVHKALDQVGAFAGPLVVSAAVAVASVWAGLAVLAVPGAVAMLLLLALRRRVPDPASYDASVPPVATEDEPRRGWWAEAAGAGLSGDFFRYAFAASLTTGGLVTFGIIGYHLTVDGVLPVAAVPLLYAAAMAVEALAALVVGSVYDRTGPRVLLVVPVLVALVPALALGSALAAVLAGVAAWGFAQGVQDSTIKAVVADLVAAPRRATAYGVFAGIQGLLAVVGGTAAGWLYERSLTALVVVVAVTQVVALVLLVGTLRRSAPRR; this comes from the coding sequence GTGGCTGTGAGGCCGGACCGGGAGGCGGCGACGTCCGCTCCTTCGGCCTGGCGCGTGGTGTGGTGGTTCGGCTTCGTGAGCCTGGCCGCCGACATGGTCTACGAGGGCGCCCGCTCCGTCTACGGTCCCGTCCTGGCCGCCCTCGGCGCCTCCGCCGTCGTCGTCGGCCTGGTCACCGGTGCCGGCGAGGCGGTGGCACTGGTGCTGCGGCTGGCGTTCGGGCCGGTCGCCGACCGCACCGGCCGCTACTGGTCGCTGACCATCCTCGGCTACGGCCTCACGGCGGTGTGCGTCCCGCTGCTCGCCCTCGCGCCGCGGCTCGGGGCGGCCGGGCTCGCCTTCGCCGCCACCATGATCCTGCTCGAGCGGCTGGGCAAGGCGATCCGCTCGCCGTCCAAGTCGGCACTGCTCGCGCACGTCGCCGCCTCCGTGGGCCGCGGCCGTGGGTTCGGCGTCCACAAGGCGCTGGACCAGGTCGGCGCCTTCGCCGGGCCCCTGGTCGTCTCGGCGGCGGTCGCCGTGGCCTCGGTATGGGCCGGCCTCGCCGTGCTGGCGGTGCCGGGCGCCGTCGCGATGCTCCTCCTGCTCGCCCTGCGCCGGCGGGTGCCCGACCCGGCGTCGTACGACGCCTCCGTCCCGCCGGTCGCGACGGAGGACGAGCCCCGGCGCGGCTGGTGGGCCGAGGCCGCCGGAGCCGGGTTGTCGGGCGACTTCTTCCGCTACGCGTTCGCCGCCTCACTGACCACCGGTGGGCTGGTGACCTTCGGCATCATCGGCTACCACCTCACCGTCGACGGCGTCCTGCCGGTGGCGGCGGTGCCCCTCCTCTACGCCGCCGCGATGGCCGTCGAGGCCCTGGCGGCGCTGGTGGTCGGGTCGGTCTACGACCGCACGGGTCCGCGCGTCCTGCTGGTCGTGCCGGTGCTGGTGGCGCTCGTGCCGGCGCTGGCCCTCGGCTCGGCGCTGGCGGCGGTGCTCGCAGGCGTCGCGGCGTGGGGGTTCGCGCAGGGGGTCCAGGACTCGACGATCAAGGCGGTCGTCGCCGACCTCGTGGCGGCGCCCCGGCGCGCGACGGCGTACGGCGTGTTCGCCGGCATCCAGGGCCTCCTGGCGGTCGTCGGCGGGACGGCGGCGGGCTGGCTCTACGAGCGCTCGCTGACGGCGCTGGTGGTCGTCGTGGCCGTCACGCAGGTCGTCGCGCTGGTCCTGCTCGTCGGCACGCTCAGGCGGTCAGCACCCCGGCGCTGA
- the corA gene encoding magnesium/cobalt transporter CorA produces MIVDNALYHQGKRVPLGDGDDQSLGAVRVPCAPGDFQWIGVHDPSREELAVIADTFDLHPLAVEDAGDSHQRPKLERYGRTLFLVIKTLWYVDEEDAVETGEINMFVGRDFVVTVRHGQGIDLAASRRDLEDRAQVLEHGPMAVLYAVCDRVVDEYERVGAALEIDVDEVEESVFSPARTDDSTRIYVLKREIAEVRRAVMPLREPMRKFATAADDEITAETATYFRDVADHLQRVSEVVDNLDGLLSSAFDAHLARISVQQNEDMRKISAGAALIVVPTLIAGIYGMNFDHMPELHWAYGYPFALLLMVGVSLGLFAWFKKSGWL; encoded by the coding sequence GTGATCGTCGACAACGCCCTCTACCACCAGGGCAAGCGGGTCCCGCTCGGCGATGGAGACGACCAGAGCCTCGGTGCTGTGCGGGTGCCGTGCGCCCCCGGCGACTTCCAGTGGATCGGCGTCCACGACCCGAGCCGCGAGGAGCTCGCGGTCATCGCCGACACCTTCGACCTGCACCCGCTGGCCGTCGAGGACGCCGGCGACTCCCACCAGCGGCCCAAGCTCGAGCGCTACGGCCGGACGTTGTTCCTCGTCATCAAGACCCTCTGGTACGTCGACGAGGAGGACGCGGTCGAGACCGGCGAGATCAACATGTTCGTCGGCCGTGACTTCGTCGTGACGGTCCGCCACGGCCAGGGCATCGACCTCGCCGCGTCCCGGCGCGACCTCGAGGACCGGGCCCAGGTCCTCGAGCACGGCCCCATGGCGGTGCTGTACGCCGTGTGCGACCGCGTCGTGGACGAGTACGAGCGGGTCGGTGCCGCCCTCGAGATCGACGTCGACGAGGTCGAGGAGTCGGTGTTCTCCCCCGCCCGCACCGACGACTCCACCCGCATCTACGTCCTCAAGCGCGAGATCGCGGAGGTCCGCCGCGCCGTGATGCCGCTGCGCGAGCCGATGCGCAAGTTCGCCACGGCCGCCGACGACGAGATCACCGCCGAGACCGCGACCTACTTCCGCGACGTCGCCGACCACCTCCAGCGGGTCTCGGAGGTCGTCGACAACCTCGACGGGCTGCTGTCCTCGGCCTTCGACGCGCACCTGGCCCGGATCTCGGTCCAGCAGAACGAGGACATGCGCAAGATCTCCGCCGGCGCCGCGCTCATCGTCGTGCCGACCCTCATCGCGGGGATCTACGGCATGAACTTCGACCACATGCCCGAGCTCCACTGGGCCTACGGCTACCCGTTCGCGCTGCTCTTGATGGTCGGGGTGTCGCTGGGGCTCTTCGCCTGGTTCAAGAAGTCCGGGTGGCTGTGA